From the Manihot esculenta cultivar AM560-2 chromosome 14, M.esculenta_v8, whole genome shotgun sequence genome, the window agGGATTTGTCCTTTAACTATATGATGCGTCTATTCAATATGACATTTAATGGTTAGGAGATATATCTTTAGGATGGACACTTTTTTGACGGTTTGGAATTGTGTTAACTCATATGGATGATCCATTCCAATTTTCAAATATTATAgacataaaatacataaaaataaatttcaatttatttttttatagtaactctcaaatttaaaaattagcaAGACTGAGATATGCAGATAAATATCCGTTTGAAGATAATAAATGAACTGATTTAGTAAATGATGGTAGTAATCAGAGTAGTAATAATTTTGGGTATGAAattttcaaatgttttaagattttaattaaaacgaGTTATTAGGTTGAAAAAGACAGTAAATTTACATGCTCGATGATGGGAGGGGTATATATGCCTGATGTATGTCTTCTCATAGTAGATCATTCTATGTTTAacatagatttttttatattaatattctttattttataaattacaagtaaaaaataagaaataaattattttttagaaaatattttctaaatataaattattttttaaacataaatggaaactttatttaaatagtaaatctagatcatgaaaattaattatatgtaatTAGATAAAGTtgtaattttaactaaaataactTGGTAGAAATAATAAAGCCGCACATGTATTTGCTGATAAaactattattgaaaaataccATCATACTATTTtagatattatttaaaaaaataaattgtatcatttaaacatttttataattaaaactcattaaattatttataatcatCGGATAATATGGCCAGAAAGTGCCATCTCTACCCAATATCAATGACCAGTATATATAGCCCTTGCccatcaccaccaccaccatatCTCTAAGTAAGAAATAATATGTTCTTGATGAAAACTAATGAATCCATGAGTTTTCTTGGAATGATGTTGCTGCTCCAATTCATTCTTGTTTTTCTTATCAGAATTCCTCGAGTTTGAAGTAGTTTATATATCTAACCAATACAAGCTTCAATTCTTATATTATATTTGGCTTCTTCCAGTTTTAGCATCAGAAATTATGGGAAGGACTCCATGCTGCAATGCAGACGGTTTAAAGAAAGGTGCTTGGACAGCTGATGAGGACCAGAAACTCATCGCTTACATTAAAGAACACGGGGAAGGAGGCTGGCGAACCTTGCCTCAGAAAGCTGGTACCATCAGATTCTTAAATAATCTTTTTTGTGTTCTTGGAGCTAGGCATAATGTGACCAACACAGCAGACAAGGTTCTTGAGGATCTGTCTCAGAATGTTGATTGTGTTCTAACTTGTACTGCTGGTTTGTTGTTTTACATGAAATAGGTCTTCAGAGATGTGGAAAGAGCTGCAGACTTAGGTGGGCTAATTATCTTAGGCCTGATATTAAGAGAGGAGAGTTCAGTAAAGAAGAGGAGCAGAAGATCATTGAACTCCATGCTTCTCTGGGGAACAGGTGAATAAATCCATCCATCTACACCTTTCCTTTCTCTGCTTCACTTTTGATTGCATTCTCTTCAATAATTGACTTCCCATAAAGTTATCAAGATCCTGAATCAGCTTTATTTTTCATTCCCACTTCAATTCCATTTTCACGttctactatatatatataatcaatacCACTTAACTTTCATTTTCgtggaaaaaaatttaaattttagtttcttTATGTATTTAATACAAATTCAAtcttataatatgaaaatagattttacaaattaaattaagtgGTAAACTATTAATACAATTAGAAAAAgcatttataattttcaaatctTATTTAATTAGAGTTACTCAATTATGAAACTTGaagttttcagaaaataaattaataaatatatttacatgGCTAACCAAATCTGATTTGTTTGGAAAATGACTTTAAAGTAACTGGTTTTATTCATGTCCTTGGTCGGGTATGTGCTATgactttttcaattttaaattaaaaatcataataacCAACCACACCATAACACTTcatattttctttataataaatatattacatcAAAAAATTCATAACAAATATCTTAACTCTGTATAATACATGTAAAATATTTTGACCCTTTGAAAATTTCACTTGGAAGTATTTTCTTTATtcttgtattatttttttatatttaacatGTAGATTACAAAAATACAATACTTTGCCtcctttgaaaaagaaaaaaaaaaagtgtattGTACTATTTTTGAAAAGGGTACTTAACCCATAGTGCTATCTTATGGCCAGGTGGTCCGCCATAGCCAGGCATCTCCCAAAGCGAACCGACAACGAGATCAAGAATTATTGGAACACACATCTCAAGAAGCGACAAGCCGAGAAGGGTAATGATCATGTGTGTTACAATCCAGATGATCCTTCTTCTGCTCCCTCCAACACGTCTCCTGTCTGTGAAACTGAACTTGCACCTGCCCAGCCTACCCCTTTAAGGCCTAGTTCGGCTTCAGTCCACCTGCTCAACAAAATAGCCGCTAAGCTTGCGCCATCAACTTGCCTCGAGACGCTAAAAACAAGCCAGAGTATTGCAACAGAAGCTGATACAGATGTTGTGGACGTTAGTATTATGAACACACGTCACTCGGAGTCTCCTCCTTCCTTAGCTATGAGGTGCCCAGATATGCTGAGGCCTGCTTCCACTTCTGCTAGACTCCTAAACAAAATGGCCAGTAGACTTACCAACCGTTTACACTGCATCGACACTATAAAATCTATCTTGTCAGGCTCTTCAGATAATCATGATATTATGCATCGTTCTACATCTGTATCCAGCCTTTCAGAGACTGCCTCTGATATGTCAAGATCCATTTCCACTTCCAATGGAGGGATACACGATCAAATGACTACCCATGATCTTTCGTCATTAATGGACTCTTTTGATCTTGACCTGCTTAATAATTGGAATGGGGTGAGCGACGGCGGCGTTTCGAGTGGTAGCATGTGTGATACCTATAGTGGCTGGGAATCTCCAGCTTCTCCTCTCTATGATTTTAgcaagaataataataataataataattataatgatAGACTGACATTTTCTGGTTGCGAATCAATGGGGACGTGCAGTGTTGGTGAAGTTAAGGATGCATTGACGACGACAACAACCACCTTTGAGAGTGAGATGACAACTGGTTCCCGAGATGCCACCAATCAGTTGGAGAAATATTTCGCCGATGGGTTCTCAGATTTTTTTATTGGCGATTCACATGTCGTGTCTGCTTTCAGTGCAGATTCAAAGGATGGCGGTGAAAGTAAAGCCGAGGTATTTGAAGAAGGTACATATTCCTGGGAGGACCCCCTTTTTGAGAATTATCAACCGTCGGATTCCTATTTCTTTTGATTTTCtataataatatttgttatcATATGTATATTAGGTTCTCTCTTAGTCCGATTTTGTAAATATATAAACGCATAAATATCTTAtatcttttttaaatataaatatatgtaaagATTAATATGTATTGCCATCTCAGctgagaaaataaatatatgtcATCaatgtataataaattaatttttacctATTAGCCATGGGAGCAATGTTGTTTTCATTTAACTGGAACACTGAGGGATCGAATGTTCCTATTCGCATTTTGGATATTCTGAGAAGAAATAATAGTCATAAGTTCCAAAagacatgtacatgtaaattaaacataataatttttctgAGGATTTTCTTGTTTGGATTGTATTGCTGTCTGTCACAATGTTAGTTTCTTTTATTCGGAAAATGTACTGGAGTAATAATTGAATGCATTATTAAGTTATTGTTATGTTGTATACCAAATGTGTAGGCTTGTTTTTTCTGGGCTTCGCGTGAACtcttttttatatgttattctGTACTACGTTTTCGATTTATATTGATTTAAtgtgaattttattattatttttttatgtaaacttatttaatacttaatatatatatttgatttattaaaaaatttaaattaaatttaaattaaagtatGGATTTCTCCGATGAAGATTGTCAGAGCAATGCTCTCAAATTGAGGCTATAAAATGGTTTCATGTAAGAATCATCTCTTGTCCTTGTTATAATGAAATCGGACCGAGTTCAAAGCTGCTCACTCGACTGGTTTTCATTGCTTTGTATTACACTTCCGACAAAATCCTTTAAAGTTGATTTCGGTCCCTTGTATAATTCAGtcggttatatatatatatatatacggacacaatatatattcaataatattaGATAATTTCTTAATAATTGTAACGTCAAATTGCGGCATGTCTTTTCCTCTGAAATAACAACTCTCATCTGTCACCTTTTTTGACATCACGTTCTTGTGATATATTTCCccgatttatttttaaaaaatttattatttaatctatatattataaaagaattattaattaatcttttatttaattttaattattttataatttaatttcgtaatttaaaaaatttattaattatttttttaattatgtgagaagtttatgaattaatttattcatattaaaattaataaaaatattaattaataattttttttataattcgaATTAAGATCTCATAATGTCCTCTTTCTCgacttttcttttgttttttcttttaactGACAAACTAAAGCTTGTCAACTGATCACACGtatcttcttttatttatttaattaattatttttaaaataaacataaacattgaaTTATAACATTTCatgagataattttttttaattttttttaaattaaaaattaaaaaaatataatttgagacctctcaaatttattcaaatttctTTACCATTATACTAAATTTGTGAGTAATTCTTTCTTTGATTTCTATAATTtcttttatcaaaataattatgcTTGCTAGAAAGAAATTAGGAAAGtcattttataaaagaaaatgcaTTTGAATTTGATTGATAAGGCATATGTTTAGTATATGTAATGCAATTATAAGTTTTGTATCAATCTGCCAAATATgctaatttaaaaagtttttctaaaagaaaacaaagaatattttctattataaaaagctccttcaaataataataataataataataagtcttTTAAGGACTATCTctgataatattaattattataataactgTAAATGGGTGTGAAGTCTATAATTATttagatattaattaattaaatattaaatactattttcaaaaaacagaatttaagataaaaaaattagctcaaaatttatatatttgagagatttaatttaattttttaaaataacgtataattatatcatattaaattataaataatatatattataattaattaataagttggGTGGTTACGACATATTTTCCCTAAAGGTGAATTTATTAGGTCATAGGTAAAGAATCTAATTAATAAAGCTTTGAATGCATAAAGTGAATATGCATGCTTAAGAAGTGATTGAGCTGCCTACATATTCTTGTACTACATAATTAGATTTGTCGATTACGCTTTacatgattaataaaataataaattttatgaaatatatgttatttaatttaaaataataatatatataaaaaataattaataataatatatctgtaataaaatttttataatcactaatataataattttaattaatttatttaaaatttaaaattaatataaatttacatattttttagttatttagcttaataataataataataataataattaattggaCTGTTCATTTGGCGGCTACCACATTATTCACGAGCGCGGCTCCTATAATTTCATCTTTCCCTTTTGTTTGGATGATTAACGTGTACGTGTTTGAGGCATTTTGTTTTTTGTTATGTTAGGAGGAATTGCAACAGGACACCTCATGCCTTAATAAAACATACCTTCAAAAAAATTTTGCCTTTTCCTCGACTTTGTGGCTCAACGTTCCTTTGGAAGGGAGCTTGTTTCCCTATCATTTTCAGTAATGATTCTTCTCTCTTccgaaaaacaaaaaaaaaatccttcatTTTCagttgaaaatttaaataacaaattatcagtctattattttatcttattttttttcttaaaaatatagatttcattaaagaaaaaaaaaaaacaaaactctAAACTGAATACAATGAAACAATAGGAATGAAGCCCATTTTAAGAACCCTACATCTGTTGCAGGTGACCCAACCTAAATTCTATTAGAATCAAAACATCATTGACGCCTCCTCCCTTGAAATCTAGGGCAACTAAGGGAAATAGAACCTAGAGAAGTGAGAAGAAGGTCCAGATGGTTTGGACTTGCAATTAACCAACCACAAGAAGAATATCTGGTAATCGAGCATGTGCAATCCCCTTTAATTGAGCAtctgttttaatatattattaaaaattaaacagtaatttttatttaaataaaatgcgGAGGACAGTCTTAGCTCATAATAGAAGAACAAGGGACAAAGTACATTGATCCTTTCAATGTCATGTGAATCTGCAGCCTTACCCACCCATTTCACTATGATTTTGTTTCCGAAACAGATGGATCTGCTTTTgcaataattcaaaaattaactGAGCATCAATTGTACAAAATGCCACTTATTGTCcaaaaatcaataatattatCAGAAGACCAGCTTTCAATAATAGTTGGTTAATCTGTTGGTGAATTATGAAGCCCACCTTTTTTTATGGATCTCCATTTAAATGTTCACACCTACATCTCTCATTGAATTTCTATAGAAAATATTCTagaattataattttcaaaGTCACCCAATCCTAATTATTTTGAAactcattttttaaataatttcattttactaTCATGATAAAAATGCCAATTGAAtggcaaataaatttaaatttaaactaattggaatgaatcaatttatataattcgtctctaaaaataaattaaatttattgagtGAAAAGTGAAATTGATTcagaaatgatttttttttaggaGGGAAACCATTATATTATCAAACGAAATCAATAAAGCCCTAATACATTTGCATCCAGTAATCATTTCACATCCCTATATGGTGTATTTAACTAGATAATGTTGTATTCAACAGCAGAAAACTTGGTAGCAAGCAATCAGCTACCATGTTTGCTTCTTGAAAAAATTTCACCACTTCAATGTTTCACTTCCTCTTTAACATCTCTATTATATTCTTCACTAAGTTTGCAATACAGAATGCACTTTGTCCTTGGCCGAACAATCTGTTTGGATCAGCAACTTCCTCCAACCTCTATTCCAAGCTATCCTCAAAGCACTTACACTTCGAAAGAACCACAAACCCTCAAAGTGAGCTTAAAACCACCCATCCAATGACTCACATGATCACGGACAACACCTGCACAACCCGCAGATCCTCCCTTGACACTTCCATCCGTGTTAATTATTAACCAGCCAACGGTTTAGGTTGCCAACTAATCAATGTTAAGTGTCTGACAGAATTATTACCAATTCCCATGCACTTTATAATTCTTTAGCTTCCCTCAAAATGAAATCAGTAGAAAGCAAAGGAATAACCTCGCCAGGATTAACAACTCGAAAATTTCGATGCTTCCATATCCACCAAACACAAATTGTGAATAAGATGTCCCATGCTACTCCATTGAATTGGCCATCGAAAATCTGCAAATTTGAGGTCAACCAATCGACCACGTTATCAACTCTATAAAAATCCTCATTCAAGCAACTCACTTTAAATTTATCTTAGACTTAGTTTCACAAAATAGCAGTCTCTTGAAGTATGGATGATCGTTTCTGCTACGAGATACAAAGCCCACATGTATCAATATTTGTGAAAGTTCTCATTTTCCTCTCAACATTACTCATAATTTTGCCATAAGCAACTTCCCACAGAAAAACCCTCATATGTTTAGTTCTTCTAGCCTTCCATGTGAGCTTCCATATTAGTTGGTTGGGATCTCTGTATTGATTAGTTAAGACCTTAAAacccaatttaatttaataaatacctGAAAGTGTCTTGCTCCAAACCATGCTATCTCAATCTGAAACTATTTCCAAAAGAACCATTGGCCATAAAAATTCAAGCACATAATTCGGGAGATAACGATGTAGTTCCATCCAATTCCACCCTTCTCCATTATCTCTCCAAATTGTCCACTTTTACCATGAAGCTTTTGGACCCCCCAGATATCTATCCAAATTGTCCACTTTTACCATCCTGGACATAGACACCAATGAATTTGCCAGGCCAATATCAACATTAGGAGATACATACAGAGAAGAATTTGAGAAGTTGATACGTTGCCCATATGTAAGAGAGAAACAATTAAGAATTTGCATAATAATAATCAACTGTTCAATCGAGACTTCCGCAAATAATACCATGTCATCTGCGAATATAAGGTGAGACACGAAAGGACCTCTTCTCGACAACGACACAGGATTCTACTGCCCATCATTCACTGAAGCCCATATCATATTACTCAATTGCTCAATACATAAAACGAATAAGTAAGAGGACAAAGCATCCCCTTGTCTTACTCCCCGGGTTGGACTAAAGCTCTCTAGTTTCTGTCTATTCTACAAAATTCTCATAGAAGCTGAATTGACACACTTCATAATATTTGAAACCTATAAATTCGAAAAACCTGACTTAACCTGTACTTATTCAATGAAATCCCAATGTAATCTATCGTATGCATTCTCTAAATCGATCTTCAAAGTCATAAATCCTCTGTGCCCTGTTGTTTTATTCATGGTATGAATAACCTCTTGGTAGATAACAATATTGTCAACAATTTTTCGACCAGGAACAAAACTACATTCTTCCTGACCAACCAACTTCGGCATAACATCCTTCAACATGTTAACCTTGGTCTTTGTTATAAGCTTATACAATACGTTGCATAAACTTATGGGTCAAAACTGAGCAATAGAAGTCAGAAATGAAggaccccactacaaaatcatATACATCCTGACCCAATACACTCCAAGTACGCTGGAAAAAACCGGCGGTTTATCCATCTTCACTAGCTGCTTTATGCGGAGCCATCTGAAACAAAGCTTTGGCAACCTCTTTATTAGCAAATGGTTTCTCTAAATCAGTCCTCATATCCTCAGGCACTCTTAAATAAGAAACACTATTCAATACAGAAAATCAAGGTTCAGCCTTTGCAGAAAAGAGCCCTTTATAGTACTTGAGAACCAAGTCCTAGAGAAGAGCATCATCAATAACCCAATGACCCTCCAGATCTGGTAGTGCCGTTATTGCCTTTTTCCTTCACTTTAGCGGCTAAAGGGTAATACTTAGTATTTCTCTCCCCATAAACAATTCAATCTTTCTTAGAGCATTGAAACCATAATAATTCTTCCTGTTGTAGAATAACTTCAAGCTTTTTTTTTAGTATAGCCTCAAGCCTTACTAAATTAGGGGCCCTACCCCAGTACGTAGAGAGAATATATTGCACACCGCCAATACGTCCAAGAAGCCTGTTCTTTTGCTAAAAAATATTACCAAATTCCTTTTTACTCCACTTTTTCAATCCTTCTTGCAAAAGATTAAGGTTCTGCCATAATCTCTTAGACTGACCCCACAAACTCCGAACCGAACTCAAAAACCTGGAATGAGCAAACCATGCCGCTTGACAACAGAAAAAATCACTTCtcataaatatttgcttagtcACTTCAAGCACTAAATGACAATGATCCGAGTAAAATTTTGGAGGGTGGATGATTCTAGCATCAAAGACCCTCACCCTCCAATTAGAGGAACAAACCCCTCTATCTAATCGAGCCATTTTATAGCTGCTAGCTTCATTAACACGACTCCAAGTAAAAGGAAGCCTTTAAATCCAACATCAATTAAAGCTGAATCGAAAAGCTAATTCTAAAAGTCCATGGATCCAGTAGTATTAAAAGACCGATAACCAGCTTGCTCTTCCTTTGAGATTACTGCATTGAAATCTCCTAAAACAACCCACTCCTCTCCAGCATCCAAATCAGTAATCTTTAAATCCTCCCATAAATAACGGCTTAGAGTATTATTGGGACTTCCATACATAAAACTTACAACCTAAGAAATCCCCTGGGAAGGAGTAATTTTACAAGTAACAAATTGTGTATGAGTTGCCAAAAT encodes:
- the LOC110631354 gene encoding transcription factor MYB41, coding for MGRTPCCNADGLKKGAWTADEDQKLIAYIKEHGEGGWRTLPQKAGLQRCGKSCRLRWANYLRPDIKRGEFSKEEEQKIIELHASLGNRWSAIARHLPKRTDNEIKNYWNTHLKKRQAEKGNDHVCYNPDDPSSAPSNTSPVCETELAPAQPTPLRPSSASVHLLNKIAAKLAPSTCLETLKTSQSIATEADTDVVDVSIMNTRHSESPPSLAMRCPDMLRPASTSARLLNKMASRLTNRLHCIDTIKSILSGSSDNHDIMHRSTSVSSLSETASDMSRSISTSNGGIHDQMTTHDLSSLMDSFDLDLLNNWNGVSDGGVSSGSMCDTYSGWESPASPLYDFSKNNNNNNNYNDRLTFSGCESMGTCSVGEVKDALTTTTTTFESEMTTGSRDATNQLEKYFADGFSDFFIGDSHVVSAFSADSKDGGESKAEVFEEGTYSWEDPLFENYQPSDSYFF